Proteins from one Mercurialis annua linkage group LG7, ddMerAnnu1.2, whole genome shotgun sequence genomic window:
- the LOC126656419 gene encoding cellulose synthase A catalytic subunit 2 [UDP-forming] isoform X2, translating into MNTGGRLVAGSHNRNEFVLINADESARIKSVQELSGQVCQICGDEIELTVDGEPFVACNECAFPVCRHCYEYERKEGNQACPQCKTRFKRIKGSPRVEGDEEEDDIDDLEHEFDYGNLDGLGPEQVAEAMLSARLNTGRASHSNLSGIPTQSELDSSPLSSKIPLLTYGEEDTEISSDRHALIIPPFMGHGNRVHPMPYSDPSVPLQPRPMVPKKDIAVYGYGSVAWKDRMEEWKKRQSDKLQVVKHEGGNDGDSFDGDGLDDPDLPMMDEGRQPLSRKLPISSSKISPYRLIIVLRLVILGLFFHYRIRHPVNDAYGLWLTSVICEIWFAVSWILDQFPKWYPITRETYLDRLSLRYEKEGKPSGLASVDVFVSTVDPMKEPPLITANTVLSILAADYPVEKVACYVSDDGAAMLTFEALSETSEFARKWVPFCKKFNIEPRAPEWYFCQKMDYLKNKVHPAFVRERRAMKREYEEFKIRINGLVSTAQKVPEDGWTMQDGTPWPGNNVRDHPGMIQVFLGHTGVRDIEGNELPRLVYVSREKRPGFEHHKKAGAMNALIRVSAVLSNAPYILNVDCDHYINNCKALREAMCFMMDPTSGKKVCYVQFPQRFDGIDRHDRYSNRNVVFFDINMKGLDGLQGPIYVGTGCVFRRQALYGFDAPAKKKAPGKTCNCWPKWCCLWCGSRKNKKSKTKKEKKKSKNREASKQIHALENIEEGIEENAQLKLEKKFGQSPVFVASTLLQNGGVSNNASPASLLREAIQVISCGYEDKTEWGKEVGWIYGSVTEDILTGFKMHCHGWRSVYCIPKRPAFKGSAPINLSDRLHQVLRWALGSVEIFFSRHCPIWYGYGGGLKLLERFSYVNSVVYPWTSLPLIVYCTLPAICLLTGKFIVPEISNYASIIFMALFISIAATGILEMQWGGVAIDDWWRNEQFWVIGGASSHLFALVQGLLKVLAGVSTNFTVTSKAADDGDFSELYIFKWTSLLIPPTTLLIMNIIGVVVGVSDAINNGYDSWGPLFGRLFFAFWVIVHLYPFLKGLLGKQDRMPTIILVWSILLASILTLIWVRINPFVSRDGPVLEICGLNCD; encoded by the exons ATGAACACTGGAGGCCGACTCGTTGCTGGCTCTCATAATAGAAATGAGTTTGTCCTCATTAATGCCGACGAGAGTGCTAGA ATAAAGTCTGTGCAAGAATTGAGCGGGCAAGTTTGTCAGATCTGTGGAGATGAGATTGAGCTTACAGTGGATGGAGAGCCATTTGTTGCCTGCAACGAATGTGCTTTCCCTGTTTGCAGGCATTGCTATGAGTACGAGAGAAAAGAGGGAAATCAAGCCTGTCCTCAGTGCAAAACCAGATTCAAGCGCATCAAAG GTAGTCCTAGGGTTGAAGGTGATGAGGAAGAAGACGATATTGATGATTTGGAGCATGAGTTTGATTATGGGAACCTTGATGGTTTGGGCCCGGAACAAGTTGCTGAAGCAATGCTCTCTGCACGCCTTAATACTGGTCGTGCTTCTCACTCCAACTTATCTGGGATTCCAACTCAATCCGAACTTGATTCTTCTCCCCTTAGCTCTAAAATTCCTCTCTTGACCTACGGCGAGGAG GATACTGAAATTTCTTCTGATCGACATGCTCTTATTATACCGCCATTCATGGGTCACGGAAATAGAGTTCACCCAATGCCATATTCTGATCCATCTGTACCCT TGCAACCAAGACCTATGGTTCCTAAGAAAGACATAGCTGTATATGGATATGGAAGTGTGGCCTGGAAGGACAGAATGGAGGAGTGGAAGAAAAGGCAGAGTGACAAACTCCAGGTGGTCAAGCATGAGGGAGGAAATGACGGTGACAGCTTTGATGGGGATGGTTTGGATGACCCTGATTTGCCTAT GATGGATGAGGGTAGGCAGCCACTCTCAAGGAAGTTACCCATATCATCGAGCAAGATAAGTCCATACAGATTGATAATCGTCCTCCGTCTTGTTATTCTTGGCTTGTTCTTTCACTATAGAATTCGCCACCCAGTCAATGATGCCTACGGTCTGTGGTTGACTTCAGTAATATGCGAAATATGGTTTGCAGTATCTTGGATTCTTGATCAGTTTCCAAAATGGTACCCTATAACAAGAGAAACATACCTTGATCGGTTGTCACTGAG GTATGAGAAAGAAGGAAAACCATCTGGGTTGGCTAGTGTTGATGTTTTTGTGAGTACAGTTGATCCAATGAAAGAACCCCCGCTGATCACTGCTAACACTGTTCTTTCAATTCTTGCGGCTGATTATCCGGTGGAAAAGGTCGCATGCTATGTTTCTGATGATGGTGCTGCAATGCTTACATTTGAAGCACTATCAGAGACATCAGAATTTGCTAGGAAATGGGTTCCTTTctgtaaaaaatttaacattGAGCCCCGGGCCCCTGAATGGTATTTTTGTCAGAAGATGgactatttaaaaaataaagtccaCCCAGCATTTGTCAGAGAAAGGCGTGCTATGAAG AGAGAATATGAAGAATTCAAAATTCGGATAAATGGATTAGTGTCCACTGCACAGAAAGTTCCAGAAGATGGTTGGACAATGCAGGATGGAACTCCATGGCCTGGAAACAATGTCCGAGATCACCCTGGCATGATTCAG GTCTTCCTTGGTCATACCGGTGTTCGTGACATAGAAGGAAATGAGTTGCCCCGTTTGGTTTATGTTTCTCGTGAGAAGAGACCAGGTTTTGAACACCATAAAAAGGCTGGAGCCATGAATGCTCTG ATTCGGGTCTCTGCTGTTCTATCTAATGCTCCATACATTTTGAATGTTGACTGTGATCACTATATTAATAATTGCAAGGCTTTAAGAGAGGCAATGTGTTTCATGATGGATCCAACATCGGGGAAGAAAGTTTGCTATGTGCAGTTTCCTCAAAGATTTGACGGTATTGATCGTCATGATCGATACTCAAATCGAAATGTTGTATTCTTCGAT ATCAACATGAAAGGATTGGATGGTTTGCAAGGGCCAATTTATGTTGGAACTGGTTGTGTTTTTCGAAGGCAAGCACTTTATGGTTTTGATGCACCTGCTAAGAAGAAGGCTCCTGGCAAGACCTGCAACTGTTGGCCAAAATGGTGCTGTCTGTGGTGTGGATCAAGAAAGAACaagaaatcaaaaaccaagaaggagaagaagaagtcaAAGAACAGGGAGGCTTCAAAGCAGATACATGCTCTTGAAAATATTGAGGAAGGAATTGAAG AAAATGCTCAACTGAAATTGGAAAAGAAGTTTGGACAGTCTCCTGTGTTTGTGGCTTCCACCCTATTGCAGAATGGTGGGGTTTCTAATAATGCCAGTCCTGCATCACTGTTGAGAGAAGCCATCCAAGTAATCAGCTGTGGGTATGAAGATAAAACAGAGTGGGGAAAAGAG GTTGGTTGGATATATGGCTCAGTGACTGAGGATATTCTGACAGGATTCAAGATGCACTGTCATGGATGGAGGTCTGTGTACTGCATACCTAAGCGGCCTGCATTCAAGGGATCAGCTCCTATTAACCTGTCTGATCGTCTACATCAGGTGCTCCGATGGGCTCTTGGGTCTGTTGAAATTTTCTTCAGTAGACATTGCCCTATTTGGTATGGCTACGGTGGTGGATTGAAATTGCTTGAACGATTTTCCTACGTAAACTCAGTTGTATACCCTTGGACATCGCTGCCCTTGATTGTATACTGTACCCTGCCAGCAATCTGCCTGCTCACTGGAAAGTTCATTGTCCCTGAG ATTAGTAACTATGCCAGCATTATATTCATGGCACTCTTCATATCTATTGCTGCTACTGGTATCCTCGAGATGCAGTGGGGCGGCGTAGCGATAGATGACTGGTGGAGAAATGAGCAGTTTTGGGTGATTGGAGGTGCTTCGTCGCATCTTTTTGCTCTCGTCCAAGGTTTGCTCAAGGTATTGGCTGGTGTCAGCACAAACTTCACTGTCACTTCAAAAGCAGCTGATGATGGAGACTTTTCAGAGCTTTACATATTCAAGTGGACATCATTGTTAATACCACCCACAACTCTGTTGATCATGAACATTATTGGAGTTGTGGTTGGAGTCTCCGATGCTATCAACAACGGATATGATTCTTGGGGTCCTTTGTTCGGTAGGCTATTTTTCGCCTTCTGGGTCATCGTCCACCTCTATCCATTCCTCAAGGGGCTTCTTGGGAAGCAAGATCGCATGCCCACCATTATTCTGGTATGGTCAATTCTACTGGCTTCCATCTTAACTCTTATATGGGTTCGAATAAACCCATTCGTATCGAGAGATGGCCCTGTGTTGGAAATATGTGGGCTAAACTGTGACTAA
- the LOC126656561 gene encoding uncharacterized protein LOC126656561, with translation MELELTNRIKNIVTDSEMVAAQQLMQLSDEDSNNGIKKKNIDDDNELDRSSQDEITSKKIEEIFGKEEEEEEEEEGPRRKKYRSIQSIYRTTKPIIKVRYNGKQHYYNDINNIKMVRSRKP, from the coding sequence ATGGAATTAGAATTAACTAACAGAATCAAGAATATTGTAACGGACTCGGAAATGGTAGCCGCGCAACAGCTGATGCAGCTAAGCGACGAGGATAGTAACAACGGGATTAAGAAGAAGAATATCGATGATGATAACGAGTTGGATCGGAGCAGCCAAGACGAGATAACTTCGAAGAAGATCGAAGAGATTTTCggtaaagaagaagaagaagaagaagaagaagaagggccAAGAAGGAAAAAATATAGGTCTATTCAGAGTATTTACAGAACCACGAAGCCAATAATCAAGGTTAGATATAATGGGAAGCAGCATTATTATAatgatattaataatattaaaatggtCAGGAGCAGGAAACCCTAA
- the LOC126656419 gene encoding cellulose synthase A catalytic subunit 2 [UDP-forming] isoform X1 produces the protein MNTGGRLVAGSHNRNEFVLINADESARIKSVQELSGQVCQICGDEIELTVDGEPFVACNECAFPVCRHCYEYERKEGNQACPQCKTRFKRIKGSPRVEGDEEEDDIDDLEHEFDYGNLDGLGPEQVAEAMLSARLNTGRASHSNLSGIPTQSELDSSPLSSKIPLLTYGEEDTEISSDRHALIIPPFMGHGNRVHPMPYSDPSVPLQPRPMVPKKDIAVYGYGSVAWKDRMEEWKKRQSDKLQVVKHEGGNDGDSFDGDGLDDPDLPMMDEGRQPLSRKLPISSSKISPYRLIIVLRLVILGLFFHYRIRHPVNDAYGLWLTSVICEIWFAVSWILDQFPKWYPITRETYLDRLSLRYEKEGKPSGLASVDVFVSTVDPMKEPPLITANTVLSILAADYPVEKVACYVSDDGAAMLTFEALSETSEFARKWVPFCKKFNIEPRAPEWYFCQKMDYLKNKVHPAFVRERRAMKREYEEFKIRINGLVSTAQKVPEDGWTMQDGTPWPGNNVRDHPGMIQVFLGHTGVRDIEGNELPRLVYVSREKRPGFEHHKKAGAMNALIRVSAVLSNAPYILNVDCDHYINNCKALREAMCFMMDPTSGKKVCYVQFPQRFDGIDRHDRYSNRNVVFFDINMKGLDGLQGPIYVGTGCVFRRQALYGFDAPAKKKAPGKTCNCWPKWCCLWCGSRKNKKSKTKKEKKKSKNREASKQIHALENIEEGIEELTEKSSENAQLKLEKKFGQSPVFVASTLLQNGGVSNNASPASLLREAIQVISCGYEDKTEWGKEVGWIYGSVTEDILTGFKMHCHGWRSVYCIPKRPAFKGSAPINLSDRLHQVLRWALGSVEIFFSRHCPIWYGYGGGLKLLERFSYVNSVVYPWTSLPLIVYCTLPAICLLTGKFIVPEISNYASIIFMALFISIAATGILEMQWGGVAIDDWWRNEQFWVIGGASSHLFALVQGLLKVLAGVSTNFTVTSKAADDGDFSELYIFKWTSLLIPPTTLLIMNIIGVVVGVSDAINNGYDSWGPLFGRLFFAFWVIVHLYPFLKGLLGKQDRMPTIILVWSILLASILTLIWVRINPFVSRDGPVLEICGLNCD, from the exons ATGAACACTGGAGGCCGACTCGTTGCTGGCTCTCATAATAGAAATGAGTTTGTCCTCATTAATGCCGACGAGAGTGCTAGA ATAAAGTCTGTGCAAGAATTGAGCGGGCAAGTTTGTCAGATCTGTGGAGATGAGATTGAGCTTACAGTGGATGGAGAGCCATTTGTTGCCTGCAACGAATGTGCTTTCCCTGTTTGCAGGCATTGCTATGAGTACGAGAGAAAAGAGGGAAATCAAGCCTGTCCTCAGTGCAAAACCAGATTCAAGCGCATCAAAG GTAGTCCTAGGGTTGAAGGTGATGAGGAAGAAGACGATATTGATGATTTGGAGCATGAGTTTGATTATGGGAACCTTGATGGTTTGGGCCCGGAACAAGTTGCTGAAGCAATGCTCTCTGCACGCCTTAATACTGGTCGTGCTTCTCACTCCAACTTATCTGGGATTCCAACTCAATCCGAACTTGATTCTTCTCCCCTTAGCTCTAAAATTCCTCTCTTGACCTACGGCGAGGAG GATACTGAAATTTCTTCTGATCGACATGCTCTTATTATACCGCCATTCATGGGTCACGGAAATAGAGTTCACCCAATGCCATATTCTGATCCATCTGTACCCT TGCAACCAAGACCTATGGTTCCTAAGAAAGACATAGCTGTATATGGATATGGAAGTGTGGCCTGGAAGGACAGAATGGAGGAGTGGAAGAAAAGGCAGAGTGACAAACTCCAGGTGGTCAAGCATGAGGGAGGAAATGACGGTGACAGCTTTGATGGGGATGGTTTGGATGACCCTGATTTGCCTAT GATGGATGAGGGTAGGCAGCCACTCTCAAGGAAGTTACCCATATCATCGAGCAAGATAAGTCCATACAGATTGATAATCGTCCTCCGTCTTGTTATTCTTGGCTTGTTCTTTCACTATAGAATTCGCCACCCAGTCAATGATGCCTACGGTCTGTGGTTGACTTCAGTAATATGCGAAATATGGTTTGCAGTATCTTGGATTCTTGATCAGTTTCCAAAATGGTACCCTATAACAAGAGAAACATACCTTGATCGGTTGTCACTGAG GTATGAGAAAGAAGGAAAACCATCTGGGTTGGCTAGTGTTGATGTTTTTGTGAGTACAGTTGATCCAATGAAAGAACCCCCGCTGATCACTGCTAACACTGTTCTTTCAATTCTTGCGGCTGATTATCCGGTGGAAAAGGTCGCATGCTATGTTTCTGATGATGGTGCTGCAATGCTTACATTTGAAGCACTATCAGAGACATCAGAATTTGCTAGGAAATGGGTTCCTTTctgtaaaaaatttaacattGAGCCCCGGGCCCCTGAATGGTATTTTTGTCAGAAGATGgactatttaaaaaataaagtccaCCCAGCATTTGTCAGAGAAAGGCGTGCTATGAAG AGAGAATATGAAGAATTCAAAATTCGGATAAATGGATTAGTGTCCACTGCACAGAAAGTTCCAGAAGATGGTTGGACAATGCAGGATGGAACTCCATGGCCTGGAAACAATGTCCGAGATCACCCTGGCATGATTCAG GTCTTCCTTGGTCATACCGGTGTTCGTGACATAGAAGGAAATGAGTTGCCCCGTTTGGTTTATGTTTCTCGTGAGAAGAGACCAGGTTTTGAACACCATAAAAAGGCTGGAGCCATGAATGCTCTG ATTCGGGTCTCTGCTGTTCTATCTAATGCTCCATACATTTTGAATGTTGACTGTGATCACTATATTAATAATTGCAAGGCTTTAAGAGAGGCAATGTGTTTCATGATGGATCCAACATCGGGGAAGAAAGTTTGCTATGTGCAGTTTCCTCAAAGATTTGACGGTATTGATCGTCATGATCGATACTCAAATCGAAATGTTGTATTCTTCGAT ATCAACATGAAAGGATTGGATGGTTTGCAAGGGCCAATTTATGTTGGAACTGGTTGTGTTTTTCGAAGGCAAGCACTTTATGGTTTTGATGCACCTGCTAAGAAGAAGGCTCCTGGCAAGACCTGCAACTGTTGGCCAAAATGGTGCTGTCTGTGGTGTGGATCAAGAAAGAACaagaaatcaaaaaccaagaaggagaagaagaagtcaAAGAACAGGGAGGCTTCAAAGCAGATACATGCTCTTGAAAATATTGAGGAAGGAATTGAAG AATTAACTGAAAAATCTTCAGAAAATGCTCAACTGAAATTGGAAAAGAAGTTTGGACAGTCTCCTGTGTTTGTGGCTTCCACCCTATTGCAGAATGGTGGGGTTTCTAATAATGCCAGTCCTGCATCACTGTTGAGAGAAGCCATCCAAGTAATCAGCTGTGGGTATGAAGATAAAACAGAGTGGGGAAAAGAG GTTGGTTGGATATATGGCTCAGTGACTGAGGATATTCTGACAGGATTCAAGATGCACTGTCATGGATGGAGGTCTGTGTACTGCATACCTAAGCGGCCTGCATTCAAGGGATCAGCTCCTATTAACCTGTCTGATCGTCTACATCAGGTGCTCCGATGGGCTCTTGGGTCTGTTGAAATTTTCTTCAGTAGACATTGCCCTATTTGGTATGGCTACGGTGGTGGATTGAAATTGCTTGAACGATTTTCCTACGTAAACTCAGTTGTATACCCTTGGACATCGCTGCCCTTGATTGTATACTGTACCCTGCCAGCAATCTGCCTGCTCACTGGAAAGTTCATTGTCCCTGAG ATTAGTAACTATGCCAGCATTATATTCATGGCACTCTTCATATCTATTGCTGCTACTGGTATCCTCGAGATGCAGTGGGGCGGCGTAGCGATAGATGACTGGTGGAGAAATGAGCAGTTTTGGGTGATTGGAGGTGCTTCGTCGCATCTTTTTGCTCTCGTCCAAGGTTTGCTCAAGGTATTGGCTGGTGTCAGCACAAACTTCACTGTCACTTCAAAAGCAGCTGATGATGGAGACTTTTCAGAGCTTTACATATTCAAGTGGACATCATTGTTAATACCACCCACAACTCTGTTGATCATGAACATTATTGGAGTTGTGGTTGGAGTCTCCGATGCTATCAACAACGGATATGATTCTTGGGGTCCTTTGTTCGGTAGGCTATTTTTCGCCTTCTGGGTCATCGTCCACCTCTATCCATTCCTCAAGGGGCTTCTTGGGAAGCAAGATCGCATGCCCACCATTATTCTGGTATGGTCAATTCTACTGGCTTCCATCTTAACTCTTATATGGGTTCGAATAAACCCATTCGTATCGAGAGATGGCCCTGTGTTGGAAATATGTGGGCTAAACTGTGACTAA